The Salminus brasiliensis chromosome 3, fSalBra1.hap2, whole genome shotgun sequence genome contains a region encoding:
- the tpbg1b gene encoding trophoblast glycoprotein a, which produces MPEFGVRVFFLALVCVETTRSSSCPVGCECSEAAQTVKCVSKELRSVPLGIPAYTRNLFITGNRISRIGLESFRGLDNVTTLSLSNNRISEVESHAFSSLHSLRSLDLSSNQLVLIHPEAFTVQGHMLRELNLSRALYNHSSVTDLATSFRWSGLEGLLGLDLSSNGLIYLPPRIFFPLGNLRRLQLANNSIVSIYNETFSSLGNLEELDLSLNALKTFREEDLVELEHMPQAKLHLGQNPYTCTCGIEPFAAWLNTSQERVVDAERLVCVFPVELRNTSLLLAGKLVLGCHRAGDSDNLALQTSYVFLGLVLGFVGLMFLFVLYLNRKGIKKRIYDMRDACREVWEGYHYRYEIDSDPRLSQVSTSADV; this is translated from the exons ATGCCCGAGTTTGGAGTGCGGGTCTTCTTCCTAGCGCTGGTGTGTGTTGAGACCACGCGATCATCGTCGTGCCCAGTCGGGTGCGAGTGTTCGGAAGCAGCTCAGACCGTCAAGTGTGTTTCGAAAGAACTCCGGAGCGTACCGCTCGGAATACCCGCGTACACGCGGAACCTGTTCATTACCGGCAATCGGATCAGCCGGATCGGTCTCGAGAGCTTCAGGGGACTTGACAATGTTACGACATTATCACTCAGCAACAACAG AATATCTGAGGTGGAGTCCCACGCCTTCTCTAGCCTGCACAGCCTCAGATCCCTGGATCTGAGCAGCAACCAGCTGGTTTTGATCCACCCGGAGGCTTTCACAGTGCAGGGTCACATGCTGAGGGAGCTGAACCTTAGCAGAGCGCTCTACAACCACTCCTCTGTCACGGACCTGGCTACCTCTTTTCGCTGGAGTGGCCTGGAAGGGCTACTTGGCCTGGACCTGTCCAGCAACGGATTGATCTACTTGCCGCCTCGCATCTTCTTTCCCCTAGGCAACCTGCGGCGCCTCCAGCTTGCCAACAACTCAATTGTGTCGATTTACAATGAAACATTCTCTAGCCTGGGGAACCTGGAGGAGCTGGACCTCAGCCTAAATGCTCTGAAGACCTTCAGGGAAGAGGacttggtggagctggagcacaTGCCCCAAGCAAAGCTACACCTCGGGCAGAACCCGTACACTTGCACCTGCGGAATCGAGCCCTTTGCTGCCTGGTTAAACACCTCACAGGAGAGGGTGGTAGATGCAGAgcgccttgtgtgtgtgtttcctgtggAACTGCGCAACACTTCTCTGCTGTTAGCAGGAAAGCTGGTTCTGGGATGCCATCGGGCGGGAGATAGTGACAACCTGGCCCTGCAGACATCCTATGTCTTTCTAGGCCTAGTGCTGGGTTTTGTGGGGCTCATGTTCCTCTTTGTGCTCTATCTGAACCGCAAGGGCATCAAGAAGCGCATCTATGACATGCGGGACGCCTGCAGGGAGGTGTGGGAGGGGTATCACTACCGGTATGAGATTGACTCCGATCCCAGGCTGTCGCAAGTCTCCACCAGTGCAGACGTGTGA
- the tmem222b gene encoding transmembrane protein 222 isoform X3 translates to MCDKANPLPGLPVRWLFPFIGHMGICTSAGVIRDFAGPYFVSEDNMAFGRPTKYWMLDVSKVYASGSNAWDTAVHDASEEYKHRMHNLCCDNCHSHVAMALNLMRYDNSTSWNMVNLCVLSLIHGKHVNCAGFLKTWLPFLILNSVIVSLALYVNLR, encoded by the exons ATGGCTTTTTCCATTCATTGGGCACATGGGGATCTGCACCTCTGCAGGTGTGATTCGAGACTTTGCTGGGCCATACTTTGTGTCG GAAGACAACATGGCCTTTGGAAGACCAACAAA gtaCTGGATGCTGGATGTAAGTAAAGTGTATGCCAGTGGCTCCAATGCCTGGGATACAGCAGTTCACGATGCTTCGGAGGAGTATAAACATAGAATG CACAACCTTTGTTGTGACAACTGTCACTCTcatgttgctatggcattgaaCCTTATGCGCTATGACAACAGCACCTCATGGAACATGGTGAATCTCTGTGTGCTTTCTTTGATTCATGGCAAACATGTCAA TTGTGCTGGCTTTCTAAAGACCTGGCTACCATTTCTGATACTAAACAGTGTCATTGTGTCCTTGGCTCTGTATGTGAACCTGCGGTGA
- the tmem222b gene encoding transmembrane protein 222 isoform X1, whose amino-acid sequence MKVIFPQLVMADVEIESMKNYRIAFEKIDPGTSRYPYCIVWTPIPVLSWLFPFIGHMGICTSAGVIRDFAGPYFVSEDNMAFGRPTKYWMLDVSKVYASGSNAWDTAVHDASEEYKHRMHNLCCDNCHSHVAMALNLMRYDNSTSWNMVNLCVLSLIHGKHVNCAGFLKTWLPFLILNSVIVSLALYVNLR is encoded by the exons ATGAAGGTGATTTTTCCTCAACTGGTGATGGCGGATGTGGAGATAGAGTCAATGAAGAATTATCGCATAGCGTTTGAGAAGATAGATCCTGGCACGAGCCGATATCCCTACTGTATTGTGTGGACGCCTATCCCCGTCCTATC ATGGCTTTTTCCATTCATTGGGCACATGGGGATCTGCACCTCTGCAGGTGTGATTCGAGACTTTGCTGGGCCATACTTTGTGTCG GAAGACAACATGGCCTTTGGAAGACCAACAAA gtaCTGGATGCTGGATGTAAGTAAAGTGTATGCCAGTGGCTCCAATGCCTGGGATACAGCAGTTCACGATGCTTCGGAGGAGTATAAACATAGAATG CACAACCTTTGTTGTGACAACTGTCACTCTcatgttgctatggcattgaaCCTTATGCGCTATGACAACAGCACCTCATGGAACATGGTGAATCTCTGTGTGCTTTCTTTGATTCATGGCAAACATGTCAA TTGTGCTGGCTTTCTAAAGACCTGGCTACCATTTCTGATACTAAACAGTGTCATTGTGTCCTTGGCTCTGTATGTGAACCTGCGGTGA
- the tmem222b gene encoding transmembrane protein 222 isoform X2 yields the protein MKVIFPQLVMADVEIESMKNYRIAFEKIDPGTSRYPYCIVWTPIPVLSWLFPFIGHMGICTSAGVIRDFAGPYFVSEDNMAFGRPTKYWMLDVSKVYASGSNAWDTAVHDASEEYKHRMHNLCCDNCHSHVAMALNLMRYDNSTSWNMVNLCVLSLIHGKHVNFSYSLSNMRKDKRTHHSSKAGVCRPG from the exons ATGAAGGTGATTTTTCCTCAACTGGTGATGGCGGATGTGGAGATAGAGTCAATGAAGAATTATCGCATAGCGTTTGAGAAGATAGATCCTGGCACGAGCCGATATCCCTACTGTATTGTGTGGACGCCTATCCCCGTCCTATC ATGGCTTTTTCCATTCATTGGGCACATGGGGATCTGCACCTCTGCAGGTGTGATTCGAGACTTTGCTGGGCCATACTTTGTGTCG GAAGACAACATGGCCTTTGGAAGACCAACAAA gtaCTGGATGCTGGATGTAAGTAAAGTGTATGCCAGTGGCTCCAATGCCTGGGATACAGCAGTTCACGATGCTTCGGAGGAGTATAAACATAGAATG CACAACCTTTGTTGTGACAACTGTCACTCTcatgttgctatggcattgaaCCTTATGCGCTATGACAACAGCACCTCATGGAACATGGTGAATCTCTGTGTGCTTTCTTTGATTCATGGCAAACATGTCAA TTTCTCTTATTCACTCTCCAACATGAGAAAAGACAAGAGAACacaccattcaagtaaggctgGTGTGTGTCGACCTGGCtaa